One genomic window of Nocardia higoensis includes the following:
- a CDS encoding RDD family protein: MTSGGYDPNQNPQGGQPYGQQPYGQQPYGQDPYGQQQPQYGQQPQYGQQPYGQPDYGQQQPYGQQPSSETYGGVTPGELLPRLGARIIDTLIVGIPVSIVMNLILGFDNGIGASLISNIVTTAAILGYFVGMEVTQGGATLGKKMLGLRVVAPGGAPSIDPVTSLKRNLFYAVSLVPCIGGLITLGLSIYIAITIEQDPNKQGWHDKFAGGTQVVKG; the protein is encoded by the coding sequence ATGACGAGCGGTGGGTACGACCCCAATCAGAATCCCCAGGGCGGACAGCCCTACGGCCAACAGCCCTACGGCCAGCAGCCCTACGGTCAGGACCCGTACGGTCAGCAACAGCCGCAGTACGGGCAGCAGCCGCAGTACGGGCAGCAGCCCTACGGACAGCCCGACTACGGACAGCAGCAGCCCTACGGCCAGCAGCCCTCCAGCGAGACCTACGGCGGTGTCACCCCCGGCGAACTGCTGCCACGCTTGGGTGCTCGCATCATCGACACCCTGATCGTGGGCATCCCGGTCTCCATCGTGATGAATCTGATCCTGGGCTTCGACAACGGCATCGGCGCCTCGCTGATCAGCAACATCGTCACCACCGCCGCGATCCTCGGCTACTTCGTCGGCATGGAGGTCACCCAGGGCGGTGCGACCCTCGGCAAGAAGATGCTGGGGCTGCGCGTGGTCGCCCCCGGTGGCGCCCCCTCGATCGATCCGGTCACCTCGCTCAAGCGCAACCTGTTCTACGCGGTCAGCCTGGTGCCCTGCATCGGCGGGTTGATCACCCTCGGCCTGTCGATCTACATCGCGATCACCATCGAGCAGGACCCGAACAAGCAGGGCTGGCACGACAAGTTCGCCGGCGGCACGCAGGTCGTCAAGGGCTGA
- the gluQRS gene encoding tRNA glutamyl-Q(34) synthetase GluQRS translates to MPPPESAGAGRYAPSPSGDLHLGNLRTALLAWLFARSTGRRFLLRVEDLDRVRPGAQERQLADLAAIGLDWDGPVVCQSQRLRLYETSIERLTEAGRTYECFCTRREIQQAASAPHGPMGAYPGTCRDLTAAERAIRRAAGRSPALRLRSEVREFTIDDELHGRYTGSVDDVVLRRADGVPAYNLAVVVDDADQGIDQVVRGDDLLPSTPRQAYLATLLELPAPRYAHVPLVLNRHGQRLAKRDGSVTLEDQRRAGVGAEEVVARLTASLGFSPGSAADTLARFDPAILPRQPTIFTDDGLLGPGDTP, encoded by the coding sequence GTGCCGCCACCCGAATCCGCAGGGGCGGGCCGCTACGCGCCGAGCCCGTCCGGTGATCTGCACCTGGGCAACCTGCGCACCGCGCTGCTCGCCTGGTTGTTCGCGCGTTCCACCGGTCGGCGTTTCCTGTTGCGGGTGGAGGATCTGGACCGGGTGCGGCCCGGTGCTCAGGAACGCCAGCTCGCGGATCTCGCGGCCATCGGTCTGGATTGGGACGGGCCGGTGGTGTGCCAGTCGCAGCGGCTCCGACTCTACGAAACCTCGATCGAGCGGCTGACCGAGGCGGGCCGCACCTACGAGTGCTTCTGCACGCGCCGCGAGATCCAGCAGGCCGCGAGCGCGCCGCACGGCCCGATGGGCGCCTACCCCGGCACCTGCCGCGATCTCACCGCCGCCGAGCGGGCCATCCGCCGCGCCGCGGGCCGCTCGCCCGCGCTCCGATTGCGTTCCGAGGTGCGGGAATTCACGATCGACGACGAACTGCACGGCCGCTACACAGGCAGCGTGGACGACGTGGTGTTGCGCCGCGCCGACGGCGTGCCCGCCTACAACCTGGCCGTGGTGGTCGACGACGCCGACCAGGGCATCGATCAGGTGGTGCGCGGTGACGACCTGTTACCGTCCACGCCTCGCCAGGCATATCTGGCGACATTGCTCGAACTCCCGGCACCGCGCTACGCGCATGTTCCGCTGGTGCTCAACCGGCACGGGCAGCGCCTGGCCAAGCGCGACGGGTCGGTCACTCTGGAGGATCAGCGCCGCGCCGGGGTCGGGGCCGAGGAAGTCGTCGCGCGCTTGACCGCCTCGCTCGGATTTTCGCCCGGCAGCGCTGCGGACACCCTGGCGCGCTTCGATCCGGCTATTCTTCCCCGGCAGCCTACGATCTTCACCGACGACGGGTTGTTAGGACCCGGCGATACTCCGTAA
- a CDS encoding DUF397 domain-containing protein — protein sequence MWRKSSYSGPDGNCVEVAFLGDGNVAVRDTKDNGIGPVLAFTPGEWDAFVNGVSAGEFQRG from the coding sequence GTGTGGCGGAAGAGCTCATACAGTGGTCCCGACGGGAACTGCGTGGAAGTGGCATTTCTCGGTGACGGCAACGTAGCGGTCCGCGACACCAAGGACAACGGAATCGGCCCGGTGCTGGCATTCACGCCGGGAGAATGGGATGCCTTCGTGAACGGTGTCTCCGCGGGGGAGTTCCAGCGCGGCTGA
- a CDS encoding GNAT family N-acetyltransferase → MNLEFRRFDATAAREHRDFVQQIYERSYAEAIASGDPFEQPEAFMGRFDAYTDPARAAGFDLVVGYLDGNPVGQSWGWPLVAGTAWWNGLRLDAGDPDEFTREDGTRTFALSEIMVAAEHTGRGVARALHDHLLAGRSEQRATLLVDPHNDRAYRAYRRWGWERVGVLRPRWPDAPTFDVLIRPIVRR, encoded by the coding sequence GTGAATCTGGAATTCCGCCGCTTCGACGCAACCGCCGCGCGGGAGCACCGCGATTTTGTGCAACAGATCTACGAACGGTCCTACGCCGAAGCGATCGCGTCGGGCGACCCGTTCGAACAGCCCGAGGCGTTCATGGGCCGTTTCGACGCCTACACCGACCCCGCCCGCGCGGCCGGATTCGACCTGGTGGTCGGCTATCTCGACGGCAACCCTGTCGGGCAATCGTGGGGCTGGCCCTTGGTCGCGGGTACCGCCTGGTGGAACGGGCTGCGCTTGGACGCGGGAGATCCCGATGAGTTCACCCGCGAGGACGGCACGCGCACCTTCGCACTCAGCGAGATCATGGTGGCCGCCGAACACACCGGTCGCGGGGTGGCGCGCGCGCTGCACGATCATCTGCTGGCCGGGCGCAGCGAGCAGCGAGCGACGCTGCTGGTCGATCCCCACAACGATCGGGCTTACCGCGCGTACCGGCGATGGGGATGGGAACGAGTCGGAGTGCTGCGGCCGCGGTGGCCCGACGCGCCGACCTTCGATGTGCTGATCCGCCCCATCGTCCGCCGCTGA
- a CDS encoding helix-turn-helix domain-containing protein produces the protein MIVEIWTAAQVKALRVSALRETQEQFARRIGWQPRTVRKWERAGDDRPMRADRAAALDEALKRLNPEQLQRFTAALTLDHTASVVHSGEAATRTSTTEEDDVRRRELGKLAAVAAAALPVWEHGFQPRIGTEDVRRLTVLVDELLATDQRIGGGTLVDTATDMLHRTMVLLETCTFDEQTGRHFLSAAGNLAVAAGWLAYDADRQELARRCYADALSLGSAADDEDLVVHACLSTALQATAMARRGRGSPSYVLTMVGRAKSLVRGRPPGRVHALIAAREAGAYGLMDDRSGFDRAMSTAWREMEAAEHFEPITECPTWLRFVTPAEIRGHEARGLSEIGHQRRAIELFELACGEHAGPRNTVNIRAWTAAARVRAGDVTGALHEGLEVLTHLEQSVTSPRTMRTLEPVVAATRDTSAGEGFRARYRALTTTETTAP, from the coding sequence ATGATCGTCGAGATCTGGACAGCGGCTCAGGTGAAGGCTCTTCGCGTCTCCGCGCTACGAGAGACGCAGGAGCAGTTCGCTCGTCGAATCGGCTGGCAGCCCAGAACGGTGCGCAAGTGGGAGCGGGCCGGTGACGACCGTCCGATGCGTGCCGATCGCGCTGCCGCACTCGACGAAGCGTTGAAGCGGCTGAATCCCGAGCAATTACAACGCTTCACCGCCGCGTTGACCCTGGATCACACCGCATCCGTCGTGCATTCTGGAGAGGCGGCCACCCGCACCTCTACCACAGAGGAGGACGATGTGAGACGCCGTGAACTGGGTAAACTCGCTGCTGTCGCCGCCGCCGCGCTGCCGGTGTGGGAGCACGGCTTCCAGCCGCGCATCGGTACCGAGGATGTGCGTCGGCTGACCGTATTGGTCGACGAACTGCTGGCCACCGATCAGCGGATCGGGGGCGGGACGCTGGTCGATACGGCGACCGACATGCTGCACCGCACGATGGTACTGCTCGAAACATGCACCTTCGACGAGCAGACCGGCCGCCATTTCCTCTCGGCGGCAGGCAATCTCGCGGTCGCGGCCGGATGGTTGGCCTACGACGCGGATCGCCAGGAGCTGGCGCGGCGCTGCTACGCCGATGCGTTGTCGCTCGGTTCAGCTGCCGACGACGAGGACCTCGTCGTCCATGCTTGCCTCAGCACGGCGTTGCAGGCGACCGCGATGGCCCGTCGAGGTCGCGGCTCGCCGTCCTATGTTCTCACCATGGTCGGACGCGCGAAATCGTTGGTTCGAGGCCGTCCGCCCGGCCGAGTTCACGCGCTCATCGCCGCGCGGGAGGCCGGCGCCTACGGGCTCATGGACGACCGCTCCGGTTTCGATCGGGCCATGTCGACGGCGTGGCGGGAGATGGAGGCGGCCGAGCACTTCGAACCGATCACGGAGTGCCCGACCTGGCTGCGGTTCGTCACACCCGCCGAGATTCGCGGGCACGAAGCCCGTGGCCTCAGCGAAATCGGGCACCAGCGCCGAGCGATCGAGCTGTTCGAGTTGGCTTGCGGCGAGCACGCGGGCCCACGCAACACGGTCAATATCCGTGCTTGGACAGCCGCCGCGCGCGTGCGTGCCGGGGACGTCACCGGCGCTTTGCACGAAGGACTCGAGGTGCTGACTCATCTGGAGCAGTCGGTCACCTCTCCGAGAACCATGCGGACCCTCGAACCCGTGGTCGCCGCCACCCGCGACACGTCCGCTGGGGAAGGCTTCAGGGCTCGCTATCGCGCCCTCACCACGACAGAAACGACCGCGCCGTGA
- a CDS encoding aminotransferase class I/II-fold pyridoxal phosphate-dependent enzyme: MPRQTQIGLMSHDELVSEHEIQSANYAKLQTEKLTLDLTRGKPAPEQLDLSNELLTLPGDGEFRDGTGTDCRNYGGLHGLPELRAIFGELLGIGVDNLIAGNNASLELMHDTIVYAMLHGTPDSERRWADEPTIKFICPAPGYDRHFAITESLGIEMIAVPMRHDGPDTAKIAELLADPAVKGLWAVPNYSNPTGVVFSEKVVRELVSLPAAAADFRLFWDNAYAVHPLTDTAEPVLDVLGMAAEAGNPNRPIVFASTSKITFAGAGVSFLGASTANLDWYLGHAGKKSIGPDKINQLRHLRFFGDADGVRAHMQKHRAILEPKFALVRRILEDRLGASKVASWTEPKGGYFISLDVPEGTASRVIALAKEAGIALTAAGSAFPYRNDPEDKNIRIAPSFPKLAELEVAMDGLATCVLLAATEKALGK, from the coding sequence ATGCCCCGGCAAACGCAGATCGGTTTGATGAGCCATGACGAGCTCGTGTCCGAACACGAGATCCAGTCCGCGAACTACGCGAAGCTCCAGACCGAGAAGCTCACGCTGGATCTGACTCGCGGCAAGCCCGCGCCCGAGCAGCTCGATCTGTCCAACGAGCTGTTGACGCTGCCCGGCGACGGCGAATTCCGCGACGGCACCGGCACCGACTGCCGCAACTACGGTGGGCTGCACGGTCTTCCCGAACTGCGCGCCATCTTCGGCGAGCTGCTCGGCATCGGTGTCGACAACCTGATCGCGGGCAACAACGCCAGCCTGGAGCTGATGCACGACACCATCGTGTACGCGATGCTGCACGGCACCCCCGACTCCGAGCGGCGCTGGGCCGACGAGCCGACGATCAAGTTCATCTGCCCGGCCCCCGGCTACGACCGCCACTTCGCGATCACCGAATCGCTCGGCATCGAGATGATCGCCGTCCCGATGCGCCACGACGGCCCGGACACCGCGAAGATCGCCGAACTGCTGGCCGATCCGGCGGTCAAGGGCCTGTGGGCGGTGCCGAACTATTCCAACCCGACCGGCGTCGTGTTCTCGGAAAAGGTTGTGCGGGAACTGGTCTCGTTGCCCGCCGCGGCCGCGGACTTCCGGCTGTTCTGGGACAACGCCTACGCGGTGCACCCGCTGACCGACACCGCCGAGCCGGTGCTCGACGTGCTCGGCATGGCGGCCGAGGCGGGCAACCCGAACCGGCCGATCGTGTTCGCCTCGACCTCGAAGATCACCTTCGCGGGCGCGGGCGTGAGCTTCCTCGGTGCGTCGACGGCGAACCTGGATTGGTACCTCGGCCACGCCGGGAAGAAGAGCATCGGCCCGGACAAGATCAATCAGCTGCGCCACCTGCGCTTCTTCGGCGATGCCGACGGTGTGCGGGCGCACATGCAGAAGCACCGGGCGATCCTGGAGCCGAAGTTCGCGCTGGTCCGCCGGATCCTGGAAGACCGCCTCGGCGCGTCGAAGGTGGCGTCGTGGACCGAGCCCAAGGGCGGGTACTTCATCAGCCTCGACGTGCCGGAGGGCACGGCGAGCCGGGTGATCGCGCTGGCGAAGGAGGCGGGCATCGCGCTGACCGCCGCCGGGTCGGCCTTCCCGTATCGGAACGATCCCGAGGACAAGAACATTCGTATCGCGCCGAGCTTCCCGAAGCTCGCCGAACTCGAGGTGGCGATGGACGGGTTGGCCACCTGCGTGCTGCTGGCGGCCACCGAGAAGGCGCTCGGCAAGTAG
- a CDS encoding methyltransferase domain-containing protein yields the protein MTTVIPTDGRTRMDTPGLRPDRFDSAGQNQLVDVRDLQAALPGIQRLRTWAHQALALHPGERAVDIGSGTGSEVLAFADVVGPTGEAIGVEPDPNLLASAERRAAEKDSTARFLSGDAYGIPFGANHFDAVLSERVFQHLTAPARAANEIARVLRPGGRTVVVDVDWDTAIVHPGDRRVVREVIETLISATTNPLSGRRLPGLLTQAGLVIDEIGSHALVQTRAAGPGSLVDRISAMAVARGSITAAERDQLLADLERGARTGDIHLSVTMFAVLAHKPA from the coding sequence ATGACGACGGTGATCCCGACGGACGGACGAACGCGCATGGACACTCCCGGTTTGCGCCCGGACCGCTTCGACAGCGCGGGCCAGAATCAATTGGTCGATGTCCGAGATCTGCAAGCGGCCCTGCCCGGCATCCAGCGGCTACGCACCTGGGCCCACCAGGCCCTCGCGCTGCATCCCGGCGAACGCGCCGTCGACATCGGTTCCGGCACCGGCTCGGAAGTCCTCGCCTTCGCCGATGTGGTCGGCCCGACCGGCGAGGCCATCGGCGTCGAACCCGATCCGAACCTGCTCGCCTCCGCCGAGCGCCGTGCCGCCGAGAAGGATTCGACCGCCAGGTTCCTCTCCGGCGACGCCTACGGAATCCCGTTCGGCGCGAACCATTTCGACGCGGTCCTGTCCGAGCGGGTCTTCCAGCACCTGACCGCCCCGGCCCGCGCGGCCAACGAGATCGCCCGCGTGTTGCGCCCGGGTGGCCGGACCGTCGTGGTCGACGTCGACTGGGACACCGCCATCGTGCACCCCGGCGACCGTCGTGTGGTTCGCGAGGTGATCGAGACCCTGATCTCGGCCACCACCAATCCGCTGTCCGGCCGCAGGCTGCCCGGCCTGCTCACTCAGGCCGGGCTGGTCATCGACGAGATCGGCTCACACGCCCTGGTGCAGACCCGCGCCGCGGGCCCCGGCTCACTGGTCGATCGCATCTCCGCCATGGCGGTGGCCCGCGGCTCGATCACCGCGGCCGAACGCGACCAACTGCTCGCCGACCTGGAGCGCGGTGCCCGCACCGGCGACATCCACCTCTCGGTGACCATGTTCGCCGTGCTCGCCCACAAGCCGGCCTGA
- a CDS encoding VOC family protein → MALSWKLVVDTGNAPALADFWAAALGYDVEDPAPLIERLLAAGHLGEDMVAEHDGRRTFRGYAAIRHPEDPFDPESGIGRGRRILFQDVPEPKSVKNRLHIDIHAEAEGLEALVTRLEALGASRVQEVDQGPAGHWWVMRDPEGNEFCAA, encoded by the coding sequence ATGGCACTGAGTTGGAAGCTCGTCGTCGACACCGGTAACGCGCCCGCGCTGGCCGACTTCTGGGCCGCGGCCCTCGGCTACGACGTGGAGGACCCCGCCCCTCTCATCGAGCGCTTGCTGGCGGCGGGCCACCTCGGCGAAGACATGGTCGCCGAGCACGACGGCCGCCGCACCTTCCGCGGTTACGCCGCCATCCGTCACCCCGAGGACCCGTTCGACCCGGAGAGCGGAATCGGCCGGGGCCGCCGCATCCTGTTCCAGGACGTCCCCGAACCGAAATCCGTCAAGAACCGTCTGCACATCGACATCCACGCCGAGGCGGAAGGCTTGGAAGCGCTGGTGACGCGGCTGGAAGCACTCGGCGCGAGCCGCGTGCAGGAGGTCGACCAAGGTCCTGCTGGGCATTGGTGGGTCATGCGTGATCCGGAAGGCAACGAGTTCTGCGCGGCCTGA
- a CDS encoding HhH-GPD-type base excision DNA repair protein — translation MSVTLCLAQEPEADKLLSEDSFALLTGMLLDQQYPLEHAFRGPRKIAERMDGFDIRRIAEADQAEFEELCATPPAIHRYGRSMARRTQELARYVIEHYDGETERIWTDGDPDGATVLRRLEDLPGYGTQKARIFLALLGKQLGVRPDGWEEAAGDYSEPDSRRSAADITDGRSLLEVRAFKKQMKAEAKEVAGG, via the coding sequence GTGAGCGTTACTTTGTGTCTGGCGCAGGAGCCCGAGGCGGACAAACTGCTGTCGGAGGATTCGTTCGCCCTGCTCACCGGCATGCTGCTGGATCAGCAGTATCCGCTCGAGCACGCGTTTCGCGGGCCGCGGAAAATCGCCGAACGCATGGACGGATTCGATATCCGCCGCATCGCCGAGGCCGATCAGGCGGAATTCGAAGAGCTGTGCGCCACGCCGCCGGCCATCCACCGCTACGGCCGTTCGATGGCCCGGCGCACCCAGGAGCTGGCCAGGTACGTGATCGAACACTACGACGGCGAGACCGAGCGCATCTGGACCGACGGCGACCCCGACGGTGCCACCGTACTGCGCAGACTCGAGGATCTGCCCGGCTACGGCACACAGAAGGCGCGCATCTTCCTGGCCCTGCTCGGCAAGCAGCTCGGGGTGCGGCCGGATGGCTGGGAGGAGGCGGCGGGCGACTACTCGGAGCCGGATTCCCGGCGCTCGGCAGCCGACATCACCGACGGACGATCGCTGCTCGAGGTGCGCGCGTTCAAGAAGCAGATGAAGGCCGAGGCGAAGGAGGTCGCGGGCGGATAA
- a CDS encoding ROK family transcriptional regulator, whose translation MSLPILERSTSRTVTARARTRRPVVAPELRLSDNPAAAVLRAATGGPVSRDDVARATGSSIATVNRQVSALLTAGLLRERPDLTTPGAVGRPRVPFEVDHDSYLTLGIHIGAVSTEIVAADLRGRIIGGLAIATPQTGQEFATTTIARSAKAFLRRWHRRRALWAGVAVGGRVDPAGGTVDHPVLGWQGAQLGGVLAEVLELPVSVAPHVEAMAASELLPVPHPDRALERGAGLFFYVRETAGVAVTLDGRVHAPSSGPGSIAHLPTGSEVTCSCGRRGCLEATVGDRALVARAVGKGIIPAHNGTRGSTIADLYDAATQGSGPAHDLLIERATVLGNAVALVSDMLNPDRVILAGQAFTGYRPGVARVAEAFRGASALPPTDIRISGFGGKVQEFAAVVASLSNLYADPLAAMRRLAAT comes from the coding sequence ATGTCTCTTCCCATCCTGGAACGCTCCACTTCCCGGACCGTCACCGCACGCGCCCGTACCCGGCGTCCGGTCGTCGCGCCCGAATTGCGCCTCAGCGACAATCCCGCCGCCGCGGTGCTGCGGGCGGCCACCGGCGGCCCGGTCTCGCGTGACGATGTCGCGCGCGCAACGGGTTCGAGCATCGCGACGGTGAACCGCCAGGTATCGGCGCTGCTCACGGCCGGTCTACTGCGCGAGCGTCCCGATCTGACCACCCCCGGCGCGGTGGGCAGGCCGCGGGTGCCCTTCGAGGTCGACCACGACAGCTACCTGACTCTCGGCATCCACATCGGCGCCGTCTCCACCGAGATCGTGGCGGCGGACCTGCGCGGCCGCATCATCGGCGGGCTCGCCATCGCGACACCGCAGACCGGCCAGGAATTCGCCACCACCACCATCGCCCGCAGCGCGAAAGCCTTTCTGCGCCGGTGGCATCGGCGTCGCGCCCTGTGGGCGGGCGTAGCCGTCGGCGGCCGGGTGGACCCGGCCGGGGGCACCGTGGACCATCCCGTGCTGGGCTGGCAGGGCGCGCAGCTCGGCGGTGTCCTCGCCGAGGTGCTGGAGCTGCCCGTCTCGGTGGCCCCGCACGTGGAGGCGATGGCCGCCTCCGAGTTGCTGCCCGTCCCGCATCCCGACCGCGCGCTCGAACGGGGCGCCGGACTGTTCTTCTACGTGCGCGAAACCGCCGGTGTGGCGGTCACTCTCGACGGCCGGGTGCATGCCCCCAGCAGCGGCCCCGGTTCCATCGCGCACCTGCCCACCGGGTCGGAGGTGACCTGCTCCTGCGGCAGGCGCGGCTGCTTGGAGGCCACCGTCGGCGATCGTGCCCTGGTGGCCCGGGCGGTCGGCAAGGGCATCATCCCCGCGCACAACGGGACCAGGGGCTCGACCATCGCCGACCTCTACGATGCCGCCACGCAGGGTTCGGGTCCGGCGCACGATCTGCTGATCGAGCGGGCGACGGTGCTGGGCAACGCGGTCGCGCTGGTGAGCGACATGCTCAATCCCGACCGGGTCATCCTGGCAGGTCAGGCCTTCACCGGCTACCGTCCCGGCGTCGCGCGCGTCGCCGAGGCGTTCCGCGGTGCCTCGGCCCTGCCGCCCACCGACATTCGCATCAGCGGATTCGGCGGCAAAGTACAGGAATTCGCGGCCGTGGTGGCGTCGCTGAGCAACCTGTACGCGGACCCGCTCGCGGCGATGCGCCGCCTCGCCGCGACGTAG
- a CDS encoding DUF2207 family protein, translated as MLSFRGAAAGALMLAAAAMSATAPLALAEQPAGITIVADLLLDTQGVLQVEEKVTVPEGDEFRMSLPLRLQVEPDVERRFAVTDVETTGVGSTTTADDRFTIIAPPGESTFRYSVHNTVGDAPNSQVFHWIGVVDTDIASISAALVAPSYELAIVDCTLGPPGDTRPCADVRTEAIGVLHLEQTDIRKGDAIDLTVQIPPGTVPANADVIDHNAPGPFSVSAPVLAAFGVLAAVLAALAALVWRARRENDAASTGSEVLDPLDRTDGHVRFISPEGILPGEAGLLLDEHVDPIDIAATVVDLAVRRYLWITRIAESDWRVTRVNDPDDQLRAYEQAVYRALLPDGVDAVTLREVRESGRARHDSVRATMIADSVDRGTFVDRTRPGHYLWFGGALAVVGVLATVGLAVTSGYALVGVAILLAGVAVMLLPKYLPARTALGSDIARRVRALQRGLDAIGIDQIPAADRETVFSRALPYTVASGRVDSWVRAFRSIDPSDDSQPGLYWFGGYERDRDLQRFAGDFPFFITAVEGLFHTPKV; from the coding sequence ATGTTGAGTTTTCGGGGGGCCGCTGCGGGCGCGCTGATGCTGGCAGCCGCAGCGATGTCGGCCACCGCCCCGCTCGCCCTGGCCGAGCAGCCTGCGGGCATCACCATCGTCGCCGATCTGCTGCTCGATACCCAGGGTGTCCTGCAGGTCGAGGAGAAGGTCACCGTCCCCGAGGGGGACGAGTTCCGGATGTCGCTGCCGCTGCGCCTGCAGGTCGAACCGGACGTGGAGCGCCGGTTCGCGGTGACCGACGTGGAGACCACCGGCGTGGGTTCCACCACAACCGCCGACGACCGGTTCACCATCATCGCTCCGCCCGGCGAATCGACCTTCCGTTACTCGGTGCACAACACCGTCGGCGACGCCCCGAACAGTCAGGTGTTCCACTGGATCGGCGTGGTCGACACCGACATCGCCTCGATCAGCGCCGCGCTGGTGGCGCCCAGCTACGAGCTGGCCATCGTGGACTGCACGCTCGGCCCGCCCGGCGACACCCGCCCCTGCGCCGACGTGCGCACCGAGGCCATCGGCGTGCTGCACCTCGAGCAGACCGACATCCGCAAGGGCGACGCCATCGACCTCACCGTGCAGATTCCCCCCGGCACAGTGCCCGCCAACGCCGACGTGATCGATCACAACGCGCCGGGACCGTTCTCCGTGAGCGCCCCGGTGCTGGCGGCCTTCGGCGTCCTCGCCGCCGTGCTCGCCGCGCTGGCCGCGCTGGTATGGCGGGCCAGGCGCGAGAACGATGCGGCGAGCACCGGTTCGGAGGTGCTCGATCCGCTGGATCGCACGGACGGACACGTCCGGTTCATCTCGCCCGAGGGCATTCTGCCCGGCGAAGCCGGACTGCTGCTCGACGAACACGTCGACCCGATCGACATCGCCGCCACCGTGGTCGATCTGGCGGTGCGCCGCTACCTGTGGATCACCCGCATCGCCGAAAGCGACTGGCGCGTCACCCGGGTCAACGACCCCGACGACCAGTTGCGCGCCTACGAACAGGCCGTCTATCGCGCCCTGCTACCCGACGGCGTGGACGCGGTCACGCTGCGCGAAGTGCGCGAATCCGGTCGCGCCCGGCATGATTCGGTCCGCGCGACGATGATCGCCGACTCGGTGGACCGCGGCACCTTCGTCGACCGCACCCGCCCCGGCCACTATCTCTGGTTCGGCGGCGCCCTCGCCGTCGTCGGTGTGCTCGCCACCGTCGGACTCGCCGTCACCTCCGGTTACGCCCTGGTCGGCGTCGCCATCCTGCTCGCGGGTGTCGCTGTCATGCTGCTCCCGAAGTACCTGCCCGCCAGGACCGCGCTCGGCAGCGATATCGCCCGCCGGGTCCGCGCCCTGCAACGCGGACTCGACGCGATCGGCATCGACCAGATCCCCGCCGCCGATCGGGAGACGGTCTTCTCCCGCGCGCTGCCCTACACCGTGGCCTCCGGCCGCGTCGACAGCTGGGTGCGCGCCTTCCGCTCGATCGACCCCAGCGACGACTCCCAGCCCGGCCTCTACTGGTTCGGCGGCTACGAACGCGACCGTGACCTGCAGCGCTTCGCGGGCGACTTCCCGTTCTTCATCACCGCCGTGGAGGGCCTGTTCCACACGCCCAAGGTCTGA